GGATGTGTAAATCTCTATAATGCATCCTGGAATATCCATCACTGAAGACCAACATTTTGCTACATCAGGTAATCCAGAAATACCAGGACTTGGTTGGAATGGGAGTGGAAAAGAAAATGGGATGGGAAACTGGGGTAGTTGAGCATTGGCAGAGACTACAACACAGACAAACaccataaagaaaaaaaaaacatatttaatagaCATTATGAGACGAggaaataagaagaaaaaagatttcTCCAAATATATGAGTCTTTATCAAGTCTGTGTTTTGATTGATGAGCAGATAGTACAATCCTTTGACTATTTATATTGAAtggaaagaaggttaagaaacATCTTTGGACTTTTATACTAAATTCAATTACCTGTtttcaaaagtaaaacaaaGCTGAAACCGATGAGACAAAcaacattaaaaacaaataactaGTTGGGTTTTTAAGTCATGACAAAACTGATCAGACGAGTTTATAGTCTTACCGTTTTTATTTATGCTTCAATACTATTGTTTTCAAGTAATCTCCTGTCTAAGACAAATAGctatctctctctatctacctctctctctctccctcttgaAACCATGGGCATGCAATCTTTCAATTTCTAGAGTCTTGATGGTATTTTGGTTTTCTATATGGTTAGACGCTAAACCACTTTTTATTAAGccaaagaaattatttttttaggaGAGATAACatgataattaatttttataataagcTTGTGAGTAGAATTGTGTTGAAATTAACAATTTAAATGGGCTAACTATATTGGCTTTTTTAGGTGGTGACttctttaaaagagaaaaacatcATTTAGAAACAATATAGTCATTAAACAcatatataacaaaatcaaagattttttctattaaatatGCTTCTTCTGATTTAGATAGTAAATGCACAAGTCAATATAGAGATAGACATGTTCCAAGACAATTCTTGAGTATTCACAAGTGAATTTTTATAGTGCATATGTTTCTCAATGTTTCACGAAGAAGGTAGTTTTGAgttttcacatattttaataataaaaataatcatacattaatatataatatacacttaataaatttatatatgtagatACAGAAGTAGTAAAGTTatattaaaacacacaaaaatgctatgtttatgaaacaaaaaaaacaaaaaaaagataggAAACTTATACAGcttgtataaaattaagaatAGACCTCTTTCAGATTATTGTAAAATGATACTCGGATCTTAAATCGATCATTCTCTTatgttcttttttatatttattttgtagatGCAGCCCATGTACTTTCCCAAATATTAAATTGTATAGTTTTAGTTCGTAGTGTAATTTAAGTATGTTTTATAAGTAAGATTAGTTTAGAATCTTTACAGTCACGAACCGCATGGTTAATATAAAAGGAAATGccgtattttatttatttctaaaatgcTGTTTATATAATCGTATTTTTGAAGGATAACGTCGTAGAATTTagctaaaatgttaaaatcccttgaaaaataaaaacgacATAGCTATTACTTCTATTAATGTAAAACTCTATTTTGTGGTAGGAGGAGCTGCTTTAGCAATTCTTGAACATTGTTATTTGAGTGGAAAAAGTGGGTTGAATGGAAGTTTCGGTAAGCAATTGGCTTCGGCTTCCAAAAATGCTTTGCAACAAGAAGGACCTACATGTCCGAATTGTTCTGGGAGTATGGATGTGTAAATCTCTATAATGCATCCTGGAATATCCATCACTGAAGACCAACATTTTGCCACATTAGGTAATCCAGGAATACCAAAACTTGGTTGGAATGGGAGTGGAAAAGGAAATGGGATGGGAAACTGGGGTAGTTGAGCATTGGCAGAGACTACAACACAGACAAACaccataaagaaaaaaaaacatatttaatagacattatgagacgagaaaaaaagaagaagaaagatttcTCCAAATATAtgagtctttatcgagtctgtGTTTTGATTGATGAGCAGATAGTACAATCCTTTGACTATTTATATTGAAtggaaagaaggttaagaaacATCTTTGGACTTTTATACTAAATTCAATTACCTGTtttcaaaagtaaaacaaaGCTTAAACCGATGAGACAAAcaacattaaaaacaaataactaGTTGGGTTTTTAAGTCATGACAAAACTGATCAGACGAGTTTATAGTCTTACCGTTTTTGTTATGCTTCAATACTATTGTTTTCAAATAATCTCCTGTCTAAGACAAAtagctatctctctctctctccctcttgaAACCATGGGCATGCAATCTTCCAATTTCTAGAGTCTTGATGGTATTTTGGTTTTCTATATGGTTAGCACTAAACCACTTTTTATTAAGccaaagaaattatttttttaggagagaaaacatgataattaatttttataataatattgtgAGTAGAATTTTGTTGAAATTAACAATTTAAATGGGCTAACTATATTGGCTTTTTTAGGTAGTGACttctttaaaagagaaaaacatcATTTAGAAACAATATAGTCATTAAACAcatatataacaaaatcaaagattttttctattaaatatGCTTCTTCTGATTTAGATAGTAAATGCACAAGTCAATATTGAGATAGACATGTTCCAAGACAAGTCTTGAGTATTCACAAGTGAATTCTTATAGTGCATATGTTTCTCAATGTTTCACGAAGAAGGTAGTTTTGAgttttcacatattttaatcacaaaaataatcatactttaatataaaatatacatttaataaatttttatatgtaGATACAGAAGTAGTAAAGTTacattaaaacacacaaaaatgctatgtttataaaacaaaaaaaaaacagaaaaagatgGGAAACTTATATAGCTTGcataaaaattatgaatagactTCTTTCAGATTATTGTAAAATGAAACTCGGATTTTAAATCGATCATTCTCTTATGTtcttctttatatttattttgtagatGCAGCCCATGTATTTTCCCAAATATTAAATTGTATAGTTTTAGTTCGTAGTATTATTTAAGTATGTTTTATAAGTAAGATTAGTTTAGAATCTTCACAGTCATGAACCGCATGGTTAATATAAAAGGAAATGCaggatttttttatttctaaaatactGTTTATATAATCGTATTTTTGGAGGATAACGTTGTagctaaaatgttaaaatcccttgaaaaataaaaacgacATAGCTATTACTTCTATATATGTAAAACTCTATTTTGTGGTAGGAGGAGCTGCTTTATCAATTCTTAAACATTGTTCTTTGAGTGGAAAAAGTGGGTTGAATGGAAGTTTCGGTAAGCAATTGGCTTCGGCTTCCAAAAATGCTTTGCAACAAGAAGGACCTACATGTCCGAATTGTCCTGTGAGTATGGATGTGTAATTCTCTTTAATGCATCCTGGAATATCCATCACTGAAAACCAACATTTTGCTACATCAGGTAATCCGGGAATACCGGGACTTGGTTGGAATGGGAGTGGAAAAGGAAATGGGATGGGAAACTGGGGTAGTTGAGCATTGGCAGAGACTACAACACAGACAAACaccataaagaaaaaaacatatttaatagaCATTATGAGAcgatgaaaaaagaagaagaaagatttcTCCAAATATAtgagtctttatcgagtctgtGTTTTGATTGATGAGCAGATAGTACAATCCTTTGACTATTTATATTGAAtggaaagaaggttaagaaacATCTTTGGACTTTTATACTAAATTCAATTACCTGTtttcaaaagtaaaacaaaGCTGAAACCGATGAGACAAAcaacattaaaaacaaataactaGTTGGGTTTTTAAGTCATGACAAAACTGATCAGACGAGTTTATAGTCTTACCGTTTTTGTTATGCTTCAAtactattattttcaaataatctcCCGTCTAATACAAatatctatctctctctatctacctctctctctctccctcttgaAACCATGGGCATGCAATCTTCCAATTTCTAGAGTCTTGATGGTATTTTGGTTTTCTATATGGTTAGCACTAAACCACTTTTTATTAAGCCAAAGAACTTATTTTTTTAGGATAGATAACCTGATAATTAGTTTTTACAATAATTTTGTGAGTAGAATTGTGTTGAAATTAACAATTTAAACGGACTAACTATATTGGCTTTTTTAGGTGGTGACTTCTTTAAAAGATTAAAACATCATTTTGAAACAATATAGTCATTAAACAcatatataacaaaatcaaaGATTTTTTCTATTAACTATGCTTCTTATGATTTAGATAGTAAATGCACAAGTCAATATAGAGATGGACATGTTCCAAGACAAGTCTTGAGTATTCACAAGTGAATTCTTATAGTGCATATGTTTCTCTATGTTTCACGAAGAAGGTAGTTTTGAgttttcacatattttaataataaaaataatcatactttaatatataatatacatttaataaatttatatatgtagatACAGAAGTAGtaaatgttggggtcaaaatcggtcacgacggaatcaatgtctgaaagtccgtaaaaatcagcataaccgtttttacgaaaagtaatcttcgtaaagaaatctttacgaagagccttgcagtaaaatatcgtccaaatctcaatcgaaccactaaataccgattgtccgaaggcaacggacatgtatccaaatcggccgcggacaagctcgagtatggaaatcagactgCGGActagccaagctcgatcgatacgcggcaacaaagcatgcacacagctcggtcgctacgtagcgaccgtgctcgagccaagctcggtcgctacgtagcgaccgagctcgagccaaagctcggtcgctacgtagcgaccgagcgatcgtcccgctcggtcgctacgtagcgaccgagctcgaaccaaagctcggtcgctacgtagcgaccgagcgatcgtcccgctcggtcgctacgtagcgaccgagctcagccaagctcggtcgctacgtagcgaccgagctatcatcccgctcggtcgctacgtagcgaccgagctcgagccaaagctcggtcgctacgtacccgctcggtcgctacgtagcgaccgagctttggctcgagctcggtcgctacgtagcgatcgtcccgctcggtcgctacgtagcgaccgagcgctcgtcccgctcggtcgctacgaagcgaccgggctcgagccaaagttcggtcgctgtgtagcgattgaacctttccgaacgtcaatacgacaccagttcttgcattctcgtcaaaaccttcgaatgctatctcccgaagaccgtagcaagctcagtccatgtttcccgccattctaattcatcgatcaaacttcgcggattagaaaccgcggaaaactcgtagtaaacgtgtcgagtcggaagacggcccaaagggacctaaaacacgactcgaggcccatcctacgattttcctaatcaaaagcccgtaaaccacagcctggtttacgcttggtctacaaggaaggataaatgtcaagtttccgcggataaatacggaagttttgaagataattgtgaagatcgggaaaaatggaatatctccatttttatgctatgacggcttaagggcagaagagtaaaagcgtaaaccgaccttggagctagtatataaggagtcctaggcgaggagcaagagggggaactttttagattcggaattctctgcacttagaaactttaggcttattctcgacaagttcggtttctatgactggcactcaattactagacgaactcgcccaggcagttcgatctcttgtccagctctatcaattgaactacgttcggcttgatcctcgaaaggggtacgtaggcagcctttaacaaggttcagtccgaaatcaatctaagccttttagatatctttttcgtcctttgttatcgagctgcgactcaactaggattagggttttatgttgctagaactaggtaactcgctgacggcccctgcggccaaagcctttgtattctcttgtaatgatcgcaacgctcttacgcggactcgaaataagatctactgttttctctaaactcgtttgttatcttttcatgatttccgcatatattcgatcacttgtcgttggctctcgcagagatccgggacctctgggaaattagggttttcctagtttccttatttaaacggaaatcgacagtgcgaatttcggttcccacagtttggcactagaaggagggggggttacggattactcttactcatggccacaaaacgcttgatcgaaacgatgtttggatatatgaaagacaaactcgcagcactgactgctcctatggccaacgcttacgcaaatgccgtagttttcaacaaaatcgaaaacttagtcgcgaccttccgccacaggaagagcactaaaacaagctcgcgattcctccctgtaaacaagaagggaaacgataaatcttatcaaaaccccgtaaacaaatctcgatgcataagggttttaccaaaacacgttttccgaaaacatttcggaaggataaaacttgttctcccaaaaaaaccgctgaaaaacccctacgttaatcgcggaaaaaggaaacacaacaaaacgattacacagctcggtcgctacgtagcgaccgagcacgcacactgctcggtcgctacgtagcgaccgagcacgcacgctgctcggtcgctacgtagcgaccgagcacacacgctgctcggtcgctacgtagtgaccgagctttggctcgagctcgttcgctacgtagtgaccgagcacacacgctgctcggtcgctacgtagcgaccgagcacagtAAAGTTACATTAAAAGACACAAAAATGCTATgtttatgaaacaaaaaaaaaacagaaaaagatgGGAAACTTATACAGCTTGtataaaaattatgaatagactTCTTTCAAATTATTGTAAAATGAAACTCGGATCTTAAATCGATCATTCTCTTATGTtcttctttatatttattttgtagatGCAGCCCATGTACTTTTCCAAATAGTAAATTGTATAGTTTTAGTTCGTAGTATAATTTAAGTATGTTTTATAAGTAAGATTAGTTTAGAATCTTCACAGTCATGAACCGCATGGTTAATATAAAAGTAAATGCaggatttttttattcaaaaatttgtttatataatcGTATTTTTGGAGGATAACGTCGTAGAATTAagctaaaatgttaaaatcccttgaaaaataaaaacgataTATCTATTACCTCTATTAATGTAAAACTCTATTTTGTGGTAGGAGGAGCTGCTTTAGCAATTCTTGAACATTGTTCTTTGAGAGGAAAAAATGGGTTGAATGGAAGTTTCAGTAAGCAATTGGCTTCGGCTTCCAAAAATTCTTTGCAACAAGAAGGACCTACATGTCCGAATTGTCCTGTGAGTATGGATGTGTAAATCTCTATAATGCATCCTGGAATATCCATCACTGAAGACCCACATTTTGCTACATCAGGTAATCCGGGAATACCGGGACTTGGTTGGAATGGAAGTGGAAAAGGAAATGGGATGGGAAACTGGGGTAGTTGAGCATTGGCAGAGACTACAACACAGACAAACACcgtaaagaaaaaaacatatttaatagaCATTATGAGAcgaggaaaaaagaagaagaaagatttcTCCAAATATAtgagtctttatcgagtctgtGTTTTGATTGATGGGCAGATAGTACAATCCTTTGACTATTTATATTGAAtggaaagaaggttaagaaacATCTTTGGAATTTTATACTAAATTCAATTACCTGTtttcaaaagtaaaacaaaGCTGAAACCGATGAGACAAAcaacattaaaaacaaataactaGTTGGGTTTTTAAGTCATGACAAAACTGATCAGACGAGTTTATAGTCTTACCGTTTTTGTTATGCTTCAATACTATTGTTTTCAAATAATCTCCCGTCTAAGACAAATAGctatctctctctatctacctctctctctctccctcttgaAACCATGGGCATGCAATCTTCCAATTTCTAGAGTCTTGATGGTATTTTGGTTTTCTATATGGTTAGCACTAAACCACTTTTTATTAAGccaaagaaattatttttttaggaGAGATAACatgataattaattttataataatattgtgAGTAGAATTGTGTTGATATTAACAATTTAAATGGACTAACTATATTGGCTTTTTTAGGTGGTGACttctttaaaagagaaaaacatcATTTAGAAACAATTTAGTCATTAAACACACATATAAcgaaatcaaatattttttctattaactACGATTCTTATGATTTAGATAGTAAATGCACAAGTCAATATAGAGATGGACATGTTCCAAGACAAGTCTTGAGTATTTACAAGTGAATTCTTATAGTGCATATGCTTCTCTATGTTTCACGAAGAAGGTAGTTTTGAgttttcacatattttaataataaaaataatcatactttaatatataatatacatttaataaatttatatatgtagatACAGAAGTAGTAAATTTAcattaaacacacacaaaaatgcaatgtttatgaaacaaaaaaaaacagaaaaagatgGGAAACTTTTACAGCTTGtataaaaattatgaatagactTCTTTCAGATTATTGTAAAATGAAACTCGGATCTTAAATCGATCATTCTCTTATGTtcttctttatatttattttctagatGCAGCCCATGTACTTTCCCAAATATTAAATTGTATAGTTTTAGTTCGTAGTATAATTTAAGTATGTTTTATAAGTAAGACTAGTTTAGAATCTTCACAGTCATGAACCGCATGGTTAATATAAAAGGAAATGCaggattttttttctaaaatgttgTTTATATAATCGTATTTTTGGAGGATAACGTCGTAGAATTAagctaaaatgttaaaatcccttgaaaaataaaaatgacatatCTATTACTTCTATTAATGTAAAACTCTATTTTGTGGTAGGAGGAGCTGCTTTAGCAATTCTTGAACATTGTTCTTTGAGAGGAAAAAATGGGTTGAATGGAAGTTTCAGTAAGCAATTGGCTTCGGCTTCCAAAAATGCTTTGCAACAAGAAGGACCTACATGTCCGAATTGTCCTGTGAGTATGGATGTGTAAATCTCTATAATGCATCCTGGAAT
The sequence above is drawn from the Brassica napus cultivar Da-Ae chromosome A8, Da-Ae, whole genome shotgun sequence genome and encodes:
- the LOC125577030 gene encoding uncharacterized protein LOC125577030, which translates into the protein MSIKYVFFFFMVFVCVVVSANAQLPQFPIPFSFPLPFQPSPGISGLPDVAKCWSSVMDIPGCIIEIYTSILTEQFGHVGPSCCKAFLEAEANCLPKLPFNPLFPLKEQCSRIANAAPPTTK
- the LOC125577031 gene encoding uncharacterized protein LOC125577031, whose product is MVFVCVVVSANAQLPQFPIPFPFPLPFQPSFGIPGLPNVAKCWSSVMDIPGCIIEIYTSILPEQFGHVGPSCCKAFLEAEANCLPKLPFNPLFPLK
- the LOC106423611 gene encoding uncharacterized protein LOC106423611, with amino-acid sequence MSIKYVFFFMVFVCVVVSANAQLPQFPIPFPFPLPFQPSPGIPGLPDVAKCWFSVMDIPGCIKENYTSILTGQFGHVGPSCCKAFLEAEANCLPKLPFNPLFPLKEQCLRIDKAAPPTTK
- the LOC106423608 gene encoding uncharacterized protein LOC106423608, which translates into the protein MSIKYVFFFTVFVCVVVSANAQLPQFPIPFPFPLPFQPSPGIPGLPDVAKCGSSVMDIPGCIIEIYTSILTGQFGHVGPSCCKEFLEAEANCLLKLPFNPFFPLKEQCSRIAKAAPPTTK
- the LOC106429396 gene encoding uncharacterized protein LOC106429396; translated protein: MSIKYVFFFMVFVCIVVSANAQLPQFPIPFPFPLPFQTSPGIPGLPDVAKCWSSVMDIPGCIIEIYTSILTGQFGHVGPSCCKAFLEAEANCLLKLPFNPFFPLKEQCSRIAKAAPPTTK